A window from Exiguobacterium marinum DSM 16307 encodes these proteins:
- a CDS encoding sodium:calcium antiporter, whose product MVFVYFLLAAAITVFAAIKLSTYADVMTEKSKMGGMLIGTVLLAGATSLPEVTTSISAVMINNPDIAIGNMLGSNLFNIFILAMFDLYFRQKQLFNYASRDHLYTAGLGLLLTFTTLVALIVRVDMTFMGIGIDALLIAILYAIGIYYIGKQPKDPVAEQEVEEEVVVSKYEDITLKRAVVGFLIAAIMIMAAGTALSITGDQIAVVTGLGSSFVGSFLIAASTSLPEAVAVFMALKLRNVNLAFGSILGSNIFNMLIIAMSDVFYRNGSILADVSTSHLVSAVGITILSILVMYSVLRQNVTSKVRYAIPSLLVLVVYFVSSYLIFIG is encoded by the coding sequence ATGGTATTTGTTTATTTTTTATTAGCTGCGGCTATTACGGTCTTTGCCGCGATTAAATTATCCACTTACGCCGATGTCATGACAGAGAAGTCGAAAATGGGTGGGATGCTCATCGGAACCGTCCTATTGGCAGGGGCGACGTCGTTACCTGAAGTGACGACGAGTATTTCGGCCGTCATGATTAATAACCCCGATATCGCGATTGGGAATATGCTCGGGTCCAACTTATTCAATATTTTCATCTTGGCGATGTTCGACTTATATTTCCGTCAAAAACAACTGTTTAACTATGCGAGCCGGGACCATTTATATACGGCGGGGCTCGGCTTATTATTGACCTTCACGACATTGGTTGCTTTGATCGTCCGTGTTGATATGACGTTCATGGGAATCGGAATCGACGCGCTCTTGATTGCCATTCTCTATGCGATTGGAATTTACTATATCGGTAAGCAGCCGAAAGATCCGGTCGCTGAACAAGAAGTGGAGGAAGAAGTTGTCGTCAGTAAATATGAAGACATCACGTTAAAACGGGCAGTCGTTGGTTTTCTGATTGCTGCTATCATGATTATGGCAGCAGGTACAGCCCTATCGATTACAGGAGATCAGATTGCCGTCGTCACGGGACTCGGTTCAAGTTTTGTCGGAAGCTTTTTAATCGCCGCATCAACATCGTTACCAGAAGCAGTCGCTGTCTTCATGGCACTTAAACTTCGAAACGTAAACTTAGCGTTCGGTTCGATTCTCGGTAGCAATATTTTTAACATGCTCATCATCGCTATGTCAGATGTATTCTATCGCAACGGTTCGATTTTGGCAGATGTCTCGACGTCTCATCTCGTCTCTGCGGTCGGAATCACGATTCTGTCCATCCTTGTTATGTATAGTGTGCTCCGTCAAAATGTCACGTCGAAAGTTCGGTATGCGATACCTTCACTACTCGTCTTAGTCGTTTATTTTGTTTCTTCCTATTTGATTTTCATCGGATGA
- a CDS encoding bifunctional glycosyltransferase family 2/GtrA family protein: protein MQMHKVEARQAYTILIPAYNPDGALVTLVEKLRANGFLSIIVVDDGSGASAQSTFDAVTPLVDQVLTHDQNQGKGAALKTGLQYIVNKYPDHLGVITVDADGQHLPEDVVNVYEEGVNKPHHLIMGCRDFSGEEIPFRSRFGNQATRLVMLIGSGLKLKDTQTGLRAIPMRYARQLLDIPGSRYEFEMNMLTFTKRLQVPIQQTTIQTVYENENDSSHFRPVLDSILIYRMFLMYSISSVASFLVDVGVYAVFIYLLSPYFDTAHVIVATVLARVISSLFNYFVNRKVVFHSKARRSLSKYFGLVVLQMAISALLVYLLFLLFRQGEVVLKIIVDSFLFFISYYVQKRWIFKK from the coding sequence ATGCAAATGCATAAAGTAGAAGCACGTCAAGCGTATACGATTTTAATTCCTGCCTATAACCCTGATGGTGCACTCGTCACACTCGTTGAGAAGTTGAGAGCAAATGGATTTTTATCGATTATCGTCGTCGATGACGGTAGCGGTGCTTCAGCACAATCGACCTTTGATGCAGTGACACCTTTAGTTGATCAAGTATTGACCCATGATCAGAATCAAGGGAAAGGGGCTGCTTTGAAGACAGGATTACAATATATTGTAAATAAGTATCCTGATCATTTAGGGGTCATCACAGTCGATGCCGATGGACAGCACCTGCCTGAAGATGTTGTCAACGTATATGAGGAAGGTGTGAATAAGCCACACCATCTCATCATGGGATGTCGTGATTTTAGTGGGGAGGAGATTCCGTTTCGAAGTCGATTTGGGAATCAGGCGACACGGCTCGTTATGTTGATTGGGAGCGGATTAAAACTGAAAGATACACAGACCGGGTTACGCGCCATCCCGATGCGATACGCGAGACAATTATTGGACATTCCGGGAAGTCGATACGAGTTTGAGATGAATATGCTCACGTTCACAAAACGGCTACAGGTGCCCATTCAACAAACGACCATTCAGACGGTTTACGAGAACGAAAATGATTCATCTCATTTCAGACCGGTACTCGACTCGATTTTGATTTACCGGATGTTCTTGATGTATTCGATATCGTCAGTCGCTTCGTTCCTTGTCGATGTTGGAGTATATGCAGTCTTCATCTATTTATTATCCCCGTACTTCGATACAGCCCATGTCATCGTTGCAACGGTACTCGCACGAGTCATTTCCTCTCTATTCAATTATTTTGTCAATCGAAAAGTAGTCTTCCATTCGAAGGCACGTCGATCACTTTCCAAGTATTTTGGACTCGTCGTTCTCCAAATGGCGATCTCGGCACTATTGGTTTATCTTCTGTTTCTCCTATTTAGACAAGGAGAAGTCGTCTTGAAAATTATCGTGGATAGCTTTCTCTTTTTCATCAGTTATTATGTTCAAAAACGATGGATTTTTAAAAAATAA
- a CDS encoding 3'-5' exonuclease, whose translation MQYSIFALDVETANRDSRSICSVGWSILENGEVVETDQRLVNPEEEFDMRNVRVHGIRPSDVWDAPALPEVLSSLYPILREVDLVIAHNASFDMGALRKAIVKYDLFDFPTIEYGCTVKLSRKLYPGLPNHKLNTMAEYLNVPFLHHDAAEDARVCALLMRDMMHKTSITNPKELHRYTSVKTGTLAY comes from the coding sequence ATGCAATATTCAATTTTCGCTCTTGATGTCGAAACCGCGAACCGCGACAGTCGCAGCATCTGTTCTGTCGGATGGAGCATTCTTGAGAATGGAGAAGTCGTCGAAACCGATCAACGACTCGTCAACCCGGAAGAAGAATTCGATATGCGCAACGTCCGCGTTCATGGTATTCGTCCGAGTGACGTTTGGGATGCGCCGGCATTACCAGAAGTACTTTCCTCTCTTTACCCGATTTTACGGGAAGTGGACCTCGTCATCGCACATAACGCCTCATTTGATATGGGTGCCTTGAGAAAGGCGATTGTGAAATATGATTTATTCGATTTCCCTACAATCGAGTACGGCTGCACCGTCAAACTGTCACGCAAACTATATCCCGGGTTACCAAACCATAAGTTGAACACGATGGCCGAGTATTTGAATGTACCATTTCTTCACCATGATGCCGCGGAAGATGCTCGCGTATGCGCCCTACTCATGCGTGATATGATGCACAAGACAAGTATTACGAATCCGAAAGAGTTACATCGCTATACGTCCGTCAAAACGGGAACGCTCGCATATTAA
- a CDS encoding four-helix bundle copper-binding protein — protein sequence MERTSVEETLTSVIECLRACNHCFSKSLQEEDLHMFTECIRLTRECSDICTLALNALESDSAFSKPILSLCAQICDTCAVECGRHLHDHCQACAKACERCSEACRTLVAA from the coding sequence ATGGAACGCACATCTGTAGAAGAAACATTGACGAGCGTGATTGAATGCTTACGGGCTTGCAACCACTGTTTCTCAAAAAGTTTACAAGAAGAGGATTTACACATGTTCACCGAATGCATCCGACTAACTAGGGAATGTTCTGACATTTGTACGCTAGCTTTAAACGCCTTAGAATCAGACTCCGCATTTTCTAAACCAATTCTCTCTCTATGTGCCCAAATATGCGACACATGTGCCGTCGAATGTGGCCGCCATCTGCATGACCATTGTCAGGCTTGTGCGAAAGCGTGTGAGCGTTGTTCGGAAGCTTGCCGTACACTCGTCGCTGCCTAA
- a CDS encoding GRP family sugar transporter, which produces MEMILLALLPALMWGSIPLIVSKVGGKPIQQLIGTTIGAMIMAAMIALVFRPEFTTLAIVTGFISGAFWALGQYLQFQSFQILSVSKAMPISTGMQLVGTSLFGVIVLGDWQTTTELWLGFSALVLIIIGATMTSYQQKKDKDSAGALKKGLLVLFVSSIGYVTYAVLTNYFEVEGITAILPQSVGMFIAALLFSLREKDVKKLDPRMFKNILAGLAWGIGNFGLFVSSGEVGIATSFALSQLNVVVATLGGIYLLKEEKTTKERVFVFMGIGLIVVAGFMLGIAKS; this is translated from the coding sequence ATGGAAATGATTCTTTTGGCACTCTTACCGGCACTCATGTGGGGAAGTATTCCGCTCATCGTGTCGAAGGTGGGAGGCAAACCGATTCAGCAATTGATCGGAACGACCATCGGGGCGATGATCATGGCGGCAATGATTGCCCTCGTCTTCCGACCGGAGTTCACGACACTCGCCATCGTGACCGGATTTATCTCAGGGGCGTTTTGGGCGCTCGGTCAATACTTACAGTTTCAATCATTCCAAATCTTAAGTGTCTCGAAGGCGATGCCGATCAGTACGGGCATGCAGCTCGTCGGGACGTCTCTCTTTGGAGTCATCGTTCTCGGAGACTGGCAGACGACGACGGAGCTATGGTTAGGGTTCTCGGCGCTCGTCTTGATCATCATCGGGGCGACGATGACTTCGTATCAACAGAAAAAAGACAAAGATAGTGCCGGCGCCTTGAAAAAGGGACTACTCGTCCTATTCGTTTCGAGTATCGGTTACGTCACGTATGCCGTCTTGACGAACTACTTTGAAGTAGAAGGGATCACCGCAATCCTCCCGCAGTCGGTCGGGATGTTCATCGCAGCCCTTCTCTTTAGTCTTCGTGAGAAAGACGTCAAGAAACTAGATCCGCGTATGTTCAAAAACATCTTGGCGGGGCTTGCCTGGGGGATCGGGAACTTTGGACTTTTCGTCTCGAGCGGAGAAGTCGGGATTGCGACCTCGTTCGCCTTGTCCCAATTGAACGTCGTTGTGGCGACACTCGGTGGTATCTACCTCTTGAAAGAAGAGAAGACGACAAAAGAACGTGTCTTTGTCTTTATGGGAATTGGTTTGATTGTCGTTGCCGGATTTATGCTTGGGATTGCCAAGAGTTAA
- a CDS encoding SRPBCC family protein gives MESIVVTISALVDAPIDTVWKLWTDPDHIKQWNHASDDWHTIEAENDLRVGGKFRSRMEAKDQSMGFDFEGVYEEVEVNELIQYRLEDERRVRISFASEGDQTKMVEVFDAESMNPVEMQRQGWQAILDNFTRYANGKSV, from the coding sequence ATGGAATCAATTGTAGTGACGATATCAGCTCTCGTCGATGCACCAATCGACACAGTATGGAAACTCTGGACAGACCCTGACCATATCAAACAGTGGAATCATGCGTCTGACGATTGGCATACGATCGAAGCGGAGAACGACTTACGGGTCGGCGGGAAGTTTCGTAGTCGGATGGAAGCAAAAGATCAGAGCATGGGCTTTGATTTTGAAGGAGTATATGAAGAAGTTGAAGTAAATGAGCTCATTCAGTATCGCCTTGAGGATGAACGGAGAGTCAGAATTTCATTTGCTTCAGAAGGGGATCAGACGAAGATGGTCGAGGTGTTTGATGCGGAATCGATGAATCCGGTTGAAATGCAACGACAAGGCTGGCAGGCGATTCTCGACAATTTCACTCGATATGCGAATGGGAAGAGTGTATAA
- a CDS encoding SDR family NAD(P)-dependent oxidoreductase, which produces MDRKTILITGASSGIGQAFAYLLADTTAHLILVARREADMNVIKSEIEKGSAKVTVFPADLRNEEERKGLLAYLHQLPDGLDIVVSNAGISINRPITESLDRYHDFTRTMAINYFAPVQLILSLIPVLEKKNGQVVNVSTINVLLHPFPHWAAYQASKAAFDTWFRSVGPELTIKNISTTTLYLPLVKTPMIKPTLAYQHSPAMSPVHVAELIGHALYTKRTVYKPWWLFLGQVASLVFRRLIDWMVPTLLKRKERDSKNG; this is translated from the coding sequence TTGGATCGGAAAACGATATTGATTACTGGAGCGAGCTCAGGAATCGGGCAGGCGTTCGCTTATTTACTAGCGGATACTACCGCGCATCTAATTCTCGTAGCGCGGAGAGAAGCAGACATGAACGTCATAAAGTCTGAAATCGAAAAGGGGTCAGCCAAGGTGACTGTGTTCCCGGCAGATCTTCGAAATGAAGAGGAACGGAAAGGATTGCTGGCGTATCTCCATCAACTACCGGACGGATTGGATATTGTCGTCAGCAATGCAGGAATCTCCATCAATCGCCCCATCACCGAGTCGCTCGATCGGTACCATGACTTCACACGGACGATGGCAATCAATTATTTTGCTCCGGTACAATTGATCCTATCGCTCATTCCGGTGCTCGAAAAGAAGAACGGACAGGTTGTCAATGTGTCGACCATCAATGTATTACTTCATCCTTTTCCTCACTGGGCGGCCTATCAGGCATCAAAAGCCGCGTTCGATACGTGGTTTCGCTCTGTGGGTCCGGAACTCACAATCAAAAATATTTCCACGACGACTCTATATCTACCGCTAGTGAAAACTCCGATGATTAAACCGACGCTGGCTTATCAGCATTCGCCTGCCATGTCACCGGTACATGTGGCGGAACTGATTGGACATGCCCTGTATACGAAACGAACAGTATATAAGCCGTGGTGGTTGTTCCTCGGTCAAGTAGCGTCTCTTGTTTTCAGAAGACTGATAGACTGGATGGTCCCTACATTACTTAAGAGAAAGGAGCGTGACAGTAAGAATGGTTAA
- a CDS encoding AMP-binding protein, with protein sequence MTVRMVKLLKVLSQLHFLSPSNLGRLFVAIRQNGINLMLLFTLTEKAGSQNTALVDSRETVTYQELKTRCEHLAYHLAEQYGVKKGHKVAFLCKNHASFVQGMFAASRLGADIYMLHCSMSQLHFNRLVEEQSFNLLIYDEEFEDLIENSSYEHSTLVSYHEEKISINRLSDSKRPHQGKLPAASSGKIVMLTGGTTGSPKQVIHKPSLFHFLAPFTALLNRLKLPSFNTAYIATPIYHGYGLAILLSFLALGKKVVIQENFDVQRACDLIRQHKIEVVTVVPLMIHKMLRHDPTSLHSLACIASGGAKLHPVLVREVHNELGSVLYNLYGTSEAGLNLIATPEDLQYDANTLGRRIPGGDLQIVKDGVEVDPGAIGEFCIRNKWSMQNRKNRWIQTGDVGYRDENGYYFLCGRTDDLIISAGNNIYPGEVETVLRDHPNVEDAAVIGVEDVYAGHILKAYIQVYDEVMPEEALLSWLRERVTTYQLPREIVFVKELPYTEVGKLDRKRLKTITRADE encoded by the coding sequence GTGACAGTAAGAATGGTTAAGTTATTGAAAGTCTTGTCGCAGCTCCATTTTCTATCACCATCGAACCTAGGCCGTCTGTTCGTCGCAATCCGTCAAAACGGAATCAACTTGATGCTTCTTTTTACATTGACGGAAAAAGCAGGGAGTCAAAATACGGCTTTAGTGGATAGTCGAGAAACAGTGACATATCAGGAGCTAAAGACAAGATGTGAACACCTTGCTTATCATTTGGCTGAGCAGTATGGGGTTAAAAAAGGACATAAAGTAGCGTTTCTTTGTAAAAACCACGCGTCTTTCGTACAAGGGATGTTTGCGGCCTCACGACTCGGTGCAGACATCTATATGCTCCATTGTTCGATGAGTCAACTGCACTTCAACCGGCTCGTAGAAGAACAATCATTCAATCTTTTGATTTACGATGAGGAGTTCGAAGACTTAATTGAAAACTCGTCTTACGAACATTCGACCCTCGTCAGCTATCATGAGGAAAAGATATCAATCAATCGTTTATCGGATTCGAAACGACCTCATCAAGGAAAGCTTCCGGCCGCATCGAGCGGGAAAATCGTGATGTTGACCGGTGGCACTACGGGTAGTCCGAAACAGGTGATTCACAAACCATCCCTCTTTCACTTTCTAGCTCCATTCACGGCTTTATTGAACCGATTGAAGTTGCCGTCATTCAACACTGCCTATATTGCCACGCCGATTTACCATGGCTACGGCCTCGCCATTCTTTTATCTTTTCTAGCGCTAGGGAAAAAGGTTGTCATTCAGGAGAACTTTGATGTGCAGAGAGCCTGTGACCTCATTCGGCAACACAAGATAGAAGTGGTCACGGTCGTCCCGCTCATGATCCACAAAATGTTACGACACGATCCAACATCACTTCATTCCCTCGCATGTATCGCGTCCGGTGGTGCGAAGCTTCATCCCGTTTTAGTCCGTGAAGTCCATAACGAGTTAGGGAGCGTCTTATACAATCTCTATGGGACATCGGAAGCGGGCTTAAATCTCATCGCCACGCCAGAAGATTTACAGTATGATGCGAATACGCTCGGAAGAAGGATTCCGGGAGGAGACTTGCAGATAGTGAAGGATGGGGTGGAAGTCGATCCAGGCGCCATCGGGGAATTTTGCATACGAAATAAGTGGTCCATGCAAAACAGGAAGAACCGCTGGATTCAAACGGGTGATGTCGGATACCGAGATGAGAACGGCTACTATTTTTTGTGTGGACGAACAGATGACTTGATTATCTCGGCAGGAAACAATATTTATCCTGGGGAAGTCGAGACGGTTTTGCGCGACCATCCGAATGTCGAGGACGCTGCCGTCATCGGGGTAGAGGATGTGTACGCCGGTCACATCTTGAAGGCATATATACAGGTGTATGATGAAGTAATGCCAGAAGAGGCATTATTGAGTTGGTTGCGCGAACGAGTGACAACATATCAGCTTCCACGAGAAATCGTGTTTGTGAAGGAGTTGCCTTATACAGAGGTTGGAAAGTTAGACAGAAAACGACTTAAAACGATCACTCGTGCAGATGAATAG
- a CDS encoding DM13 domain-containing protein yields MKTSTKLIIGVIGVAVIAIAWWLISPLFLTETVDEGLPPTAVESPAPEEEESDQETSETPEAQPSPTEVAGVFMDGEKNYETTGTIRSVEAEDGTYLRFEEFETTNGPDLFVYLTKPGQETTEGVSLGALKGNIGNQNYLVPADVYLEEYNTVVIWCRAFSATFGTGELTGTSE; encoded by the coding sequence ATGAAAACAAGTACGAAACTCATCATCGGTGTGATCGGAGTAGCCGTGATCGCCATCGCCTGGTGGCTGATCTCCCCACTATTCTTAACCGAGACGGTCGATGAAGGATTGCCGCCGACAGCTGTCGAATCACCAGCTCCAGAGGAAGAGGAATCAGATCAAGAGACGTCCGAGACACCGGAAGCACAACCGAGTCCAACCGAAGTAGCGGGTGTGTTCATGGACGGGGAGAAAAATTATGAGACGACCGGGACGATCCGCTCGGTCGAGGCAGAAGACGGGACATATCTCCGATTTGAAGAGTTCGAGACGACGAACGGTCCAGACTTATTTGTCTATTTGACAAAACCAGGTCAAGAGACGACCGAAGGCGTCAGTCTAGGGGCTCTAAAAGGGAATATCGGGAATCAAAACTATTTGGTCCCTGCGGATGTGTATCTAGAGGAGTACAACACAGTTGTCATCTGGTGCCGTGCGTTCAGCGCGACGTTCGGGACGGGAGAACTGACTGGAACAAGTGAATGA
- the msrA gene encoding peptide-methionine (S)-S-oxide reductase MsrA, whose translation MEKATFAGGCFWCMVTPFEELPGIEGIVSGYMGGQVDNPTYEQVKTGTTGHLEVVQITYDPALFSYERLLELYWIQTDPTDDGGQFQDRGPQYAPAIFYHTEEQRVAAETSRDVLAASGRFTAPIVTKIIPATTFFAAEDYHQDYHKKNPKHYKEDRAISGRDEFIEEKWTETV comes from the coding sequence ATGGAAAAAGCAACATTCGCAGGCGGCTGTTTTTGGTGCATGGTGACACCATTTGAGGAATTACCAGGGATTGAAGGCATCGTATCCGGCTATATGGGTGGACAAGTCGACAATCCGACATATGAACAAGTAAAAACCGGGACGACTGGTCATTTAGAAGTCGTTCAAATCACATATGATCCAGCATTATTCTCGTATGAACGTCTCCTTGAACTGTATTGGATTCAGACAGACCCGACCGATGACGGTGGTCAATTCCAAGACCGGGGACCTCAGTATGCCCCAGCTATCTTCTATCACACGGAAGAACAACGAGTCGCTGCTGAGACGAGTCGCGATGTGTTGGCGGCAAGCGGGCGCTTCACGGCCCCGATCGTCACGAAAATCATTCCGGCGACGACGTTCTTCGCTGCAGAAGACTACCATCAGGACTATCATAAAAAAAATCCGAAGCATTATAAGGAGGACCGGGCCATCTCGGGACGCGACGAGTTCATCGAGGAGAAGTGGACTGAAACCGTATAA
- a CDS encoding amidase family protein: MEQIQLHELTIERAHRGYKEGQFTARDVTAYYLGRIAAYNERLHAVIQVNPDALFEAEAADRAYRKGVRKPLLGIPALIKDNIETNGLMRTTAGAAAMRHHFTGRDAELVKRLRADGAIILGKANLSEWANFLTEGMPNGWSAVGGQTMNPYGDVLNVGGSSSGSASAVAANLTLLAVGSETSGSIVHPSVHNSIVGIKPTVGLISRSGIIPISRSQDTAGPMARTLRDAVIALQSMCGEDESDPATLETPVGPPYVTCLDVRQAVGMRVGFVKPNISDEEVGLYEQAIQLLRQAEIELVEVTLPKHAALEQADILFDEFKLGVAAYLANTTVPFKTLSDLIEWNAEHPESIPHGQTIFEEANARSGKLIEASYLDRRIADVRLAKTEGIDALLQTHKLDAIVLPHDMNYDMGAKAGHPTITIPYQLKESGAPFGLSFTGTSYAERDLIRVAYAFEQFITRPTPPDYS, from the coding sequence ATGGAACAAATCCAATTACATGAACTGACGATTGAACGTGCACATCGTGGGTATAAAGAAGGACAATTCACGGCGAGAGACGTGACCGCCTATTATTTAGGACGGATTGCAGCGTATAATGAACGGCTTCACGCCGTCATTCAAGTCAATCCGGACGCCCTGTTCGAGGCAGAGGCGGCAGACCGGGCGTACCGAAAAGGAGTACGCAAACCGCTACTCGGTATTCCCGCCTTAATCAAAGACAACATCGAGACGAACGGTCTGATGCGCACGACAGCGGGTGCTGCCGCGATGCGACATCATTTCACCGGTCGAGATGCCGAGCTCGTCAAACGGTTACGGGCTGACGGGGCTATTATCCTTGGGAAAGCGAATCTATCCGAGTGGGCGAACTTTTTAACGGAAGGTATGCCGAACGGATGGAGTGCCGTCGGTGGACAGACGATGAACCCATATGGGGACGTGTTAAATGTCGGGGGATCAAGTTCAGGGTCGGCTTCTGCGGTCGCGGCGAACCTCACTCTTCTTGCGGTAGGGTCCGAGACGAGCGGTTCAATCGTTCATCCGAGTGTTCATAACAGCATCGTCGGGATCAAGCCGACCGTCGGATTGATCAGCCGCTCCGGAATCATTCCGATCTCACGTTCTCAAGATACGGCAGGACCGATGGCGCGTACGCTTCGTGATGCGGTCATCGCCTTACAATCGATGTGTGGTGAGGATGAATCGGATCCGGCGACTCTTGAGACACCGGTCGGCCCCCCTTACGTGACATGTCTCGACGTGAGGCAGGCGGTCGGGATGCGCGTCGGGTTCGTCAAACCAAATATTTCAGACGAAGAAGTCGGATTGTATGAACAGGCAATCCAGTTGCTACGACAAGCCGAAATCGAACTCGTCGAGGTCACGCTGCCGAAGCATGCGGCGCTAGAGCAGGCGGACATCCTGTTCGACGAATTCAAGCTCGGGGTCGCGGCGTATCTCGCGAACACGACAGTGCCATTTAAGACGCTTTCCGATTTGATCGAGTGGAACGCGGAACATCCTGAATCGATCCCGCACGGCCAGACCATCTTTGAAGAGGCGAACGCCCGATCTGGAAAACTGATCGAAGCGAGCTATCTCGACCGTCGCATCGCGGACGTCCGTCTCGCAAAAACAGAAGGGATTGACGCATTGCTTCAAACTCATAAACTGGATGCAATCGTCCTCCCACATGACATGAACTACGACATGGGTGCGAAAGCAGGGCATCCGACGATTACAATCCCTTATCAACTGAAAGAGAGCGGTGCCCCATTCGGCCTCTCGTTCACGGGGACGAGCTACGCGGAGCGTGATTTGATTCGGGTCGCTTATGCGTTCGAACAGTTCATCACACGACCGACGCCTCCAGATTATTCGTAA
- the rlmN gene encoding 23S rRNA (adenine(2503)-C(2))-methyltransferase RlmN codes for MKSSIYGLTFDQLTNECTEAGYGAFHARQVWDSLYINRVKSMDDLNVRDEVREYLTEKYVISTQDLFVKQEAGDGTVKFLLKLHDGHYIETVLMRHKYGRSVCVTTQVGCNIGCSFCASGLLKKTRDLTAGEVVEQIMTVQHFLDEEGDGDRVSHIVVMGIGEPFDNFDNLVDFLRVVKDERGLAIAPRKINVSTSGLADKIYKFADLDLRINLALSLHAPNDELRTRIMKINRAFPLDQLMPSIRYYVEKTNKRITFEYILLSKVNDLPEHAEELADLIEDIKDKSYINLIPYNPVNEHIQYERSTPEDIMAFYDILKKRGVNTGVRLEHGTDIDAACGQLRSKHMNVEGAK; via the coding sequence ATGAAATCATCTATATACGGGTTGACGTTTGATCAGCTCACAAATGAGTGTACGGAAGCGGGATACGGTGCCTTCCACGCACGTCAAGTTTGGGACTCGCTCTACATCAATCGGGTCAAATCGATGGACGACCTCAACGTACGAGACGAGGTGCGCGAGTACTTAACAGAGAAATACGTCATCTCGACTCAAGACCTGTTCGTCAAACAGGAAGCGGGCGACGGAACGGTCAAATTCTTACTTAAATTACATGATGGGCACTACATCGAGACGGTGCTCATGCGTCATAAATACGGTCGTTCGGTCTGTGTGACGACACAGGTCGGATGTAACATCGGCTGTAGCTTCTGTGCTAGCGGGTTGTTGAAGAAGACACGTGACTTGACGGCTGGTGAGGTCGTCGAGCAGATCATGACCGTCCAACATTTCCTTGATGAAGAAGGAGATGGTGATCGCGTCAGCCATATCGTCGTCATGGGAATCGGCGAACCGTTCGACAACTTCGACAACTTGGTCGACTTCTTGCGTGTCGTCAAAGATGAGCGTGGTCTTGCGATCGCTCCGCGTAAGATCAACGTGTCGACGAGTGGGCTCGCGGACAAGATCTACAAGTTCGCAGACCTTGACTTACGCATCAACTTGGCGCTCTCGCTTCATGCGCCGAATGATGAGCTTCGGACACGCATCATGAAAATCAACCGGGCGTTCCCGCTTGATCAACTCATGCCATCGATTCGTTACTACGTCGAGAAGACGAACAAACGAATCACTTTCGAGTATATCCTACTCTCGAAAGTGAACGATTTACCGGAACATGCGGAAGAACTCGCCGACTTGATTGAAGACATCAAAGACAAGTCGTACATCAATTTGATTCCATACAACCCGGTCAACGAGCACATCCAATATGAGCGAAGCACGCCTGAGGACATCATGGCGTTCTACGACATCTTGAAAAAACGTGGCGTCAACACTGGTGTCCGTCTCGAGCACGGGACAGACATCGATGCGGCATGCGGTCAACTCCGCAGTAAGCATATGAACGTCGAAGGCGCGAAGTGA